A genome region from Streptomyces sp. NBC_01296 includes the following:
- a CDS encoding GntR family transcriptional regulator, translating to MPSPSRDGGPAAVPKYQRIAAALRRELESAAAPGGRLPSERTLAARYQVNRQTVRAALQHLREDGLVVTERRGTRSAVEAPAAPRRRAAAQAAGPVAVPGAAPVAATAAVPAAETAQSRLTLVTVPPSLAALLGMQGGDRTLVHHRRERGPSGETLRHAVTYLCPRVIAESPELARYRYRYRYRDRSAVRDEDLGPLHRWLERAAEQGRVAETLTMTRSSHPQAAAAVCGLTVRRTLHDGTGRLLAVTDLAFPTWDRLTFHRDREAAGFRVT from the coding sequence ATGCCCTCCCCTTCGCGGGACGGCGGCCCGGCCGCCGTGCCCAAGTACCAGCGGATCGCCGCAGCACTGCGGCGCGAGCTCGAGAGCGCCGCGGCCCCCGGCGGCAGACTGCCCTCCGAACGCACCCTGGCCGCCCGCTACCAGGTCAACCGGCAGACCGTCCGGGCCGCGCTCCAGCACCTGCGCGAGGACGGCCTCGTCGTCACCGAACGCCGCGGCACCCGGTCGGCCGTCGAGGCCCCGGCAGCGCCGCGGCGCAGAGCAGCCGCACAGGCGGCCGGACCGGTCGCCGTACCCGGCGCCGCGCCGGTCGCCGCAACCGCCGCCGTGCCCGCCGCCGAGACCGCCCAGAGCCGGCTCACCCTGGTCACCGTGCCGCCCTCGCTCGCCGCGCTGCTCGGCATGCAGGGCGGGGACCGTACCCTGGTCCACCACCGCCGAGAGCGCGGCCCGTCGGGGGAGACGCTCCGGCACGCCGTCACGTACCTGTGCCCGCGCGTGATCGCCGAGAGCCCCGAACTCGCCCGCTACCGCTACCGCTACCGCTACCGCGACCGCTCGGCCGTCCGTGACGAGGACCTCGGGCCGCTGCACCGGTGGCTCGAGCGGGCCGCCGAGCAGGGCCGGGTCGCCGAGACCCTCACCATGACCCGCAGCAGCCACCCGCAGGCCGCCGCCGCGGTCTGCGGGCTGACCGTGCGCCGCACCCTGCACGACGGCACCGGCCGGCTGCTCGCCGTCACCGACCTCGCCTTCCCCACCTGGGACCGGCTGACCTTTCACCGGGACCGTGAGGCGGCCGGGTTCCGCGTCACGTGA
- a CDS encoding VOC family protein — translation MTSRFTELTVDCHDPERLAAFWCEVLDFKVIDRSEAEVEIGSWVPTVDDVRARQMPPTLVFIRVPEGKTVKHRLHLDVSPIDVSTQDEVTRLLGLGATKVDVGQGPDRSWVVMADPEGNEFDVVRTLAPQT, via the coding sequence ATGACAAGTAGGTTCACCGAGTTGACCGTTGACTGTCACGATCCGGAGAGGCTCGCGGCCTTTTGGTGCGAGGTCCTGGACTTCAAGGTGATCGACCGGAGCGAGGCCGAGGTCGAGATCGGCTCCTGGGTGCCGACCGTCGACGATGTCCGGGCTCGTCAGATGCCGCCCACCCTGGTGTTCATCCGCGTGCCCGAGGGCAAGACCGTGAAGCACCGGCTTCACCTCGACGTCAGCCCGATCGACGTCAGCACGCAGGACGAGGTGACCCGATTGCTCGGCCTCGGCGCCACCAAGGTGGACGTGGGCCAGGGCCCGGACCGCAGCTGGGTGGTCATGGCCGATCCCGAAGGCAACGAGTTCGACGTCGTGCGCACCCTGGCACCGCAGACCTAA
- a CDS encoding IucA/IucC family protein, which produces MDRMESVDLNAAADAYAGTPLLNCLLREAADPAEELAATTEHADAGRVHRLRGSGRLLRVRGGRRPVRPELRTAEGWHPLSHTELVKLTADELYRYTGAANDELPVEIADSREAVAALLAARAATAPPQDPYVLSEQSLVMGHPYHPAPKARGGAPAASWLPYAPEAYARFPLVFLGLREDQVAEEGGPAAAGAIDSLAGLLDGPRPPAGYRLLPAHPWQLDLLGCSAAVREAFADGRLLRLGPGRLPAWPTASIRTLYVPGGSGRERDLFVKFSLDVRITNDVRRLWRHDLLKLRRTDAAVEAGFADLRSSGSNAVWLADRGYRTAAFAFEELAVLVRDGLHAQVEPGAAPLASAALAEGFAGSPLAATSDPGGWWRAYLRHVVPPVLELFARHGVVLEAHLQNTLVAVDARGLPVQALFRDAEGVKLLPDVEREAAWQRLVYCLVVNHLTEVAGALAEAHPDAAAAVWPAVREEFLRYDAERGLPEIAELLAAPALPAKTNLLLRWTRADGADARYIPLPNPLRG; this is translated from the coding sequence ATGGACCGAATGGAATCCGTGGACCTCAACGCCGCCGCCGACGCGTACGCCGGCACCCCTCTGCTGAACTGCCTGCTGCGGGAAGCGGCCGATCCCGCCGAGGAACTCGCAGCCACGACGGAACACGCCGACGCAGGGCGCGTCCACCGGCTGCGCGGCAGCGGGCGGCTGCTGCGGGTGCGGGGCGGGCGCCGGCCGGTGCGCCCCGAGCTGCGCACGGCGGAGGGCTGGCATCCGCTCAGCCACACCGAGCTGGTCAAACTGACCGCCGACGAGCTGTACCGGTACACGGGCGCGGCGAACGACGAGCTCCCGGTCGAGATCGCCGACAGCCGCGAGGCCGTCGCCGCGCTGCTGGCTGCCCGCGCCGCGACCGCGCCCCCGCAGGACCCGTACGTGCTCTCCGAGCAGTCGCTGGTCATGGGACACCCGTACCACCCCGCCCCCAAGGCCCGGGGCGGCGCGCCCGCCGCGAGCTGGCTGCCGTACGCGCCGGAGGCGTACGCCCGGTTTCCGCTGGTCTTCCTGGGGCTGCGCGAGGACCAGGTGGCCGAGGAGGGCGGGCCGGCCGCAGCCGGTGCGATCGACTCGCTGGCCGGGCTGCTCGACGGACCGCGACCGCCCGCCGGGTACCGGCTGCTGCCCGCGCATCCGTGGCAGCTCGACCTGCTGGGCTGCTCGGCGGCCGTACGCGAGGCCTTCGCCGACGGGCGGCTGCTGCGGCTCGGCCCGGGGCGGCTCCCGGCCTGGCCGACCGCCTCGATCCGGACCCTGTACGTACCCGGCGGGAGCGGCCGGGAGCGGGACCTCTTCGTGAAGTTCAGCCTCGACGTCCGGATCACCAACGACGTGCGCCGGCTGTGGCGGCACGACCTGCTGAAGCTGCGCCGTACGGACGCCGCGGTCGAGGCCGGGTTCGCCGATCTGCGCAGCTCCGGGTCCAACGCGGTCTGGCTCGCCGACCGCGGCTACCGGACGGCGGCCTTCGCCTTCGAGGAACTCGCCGTCCTGGTCCGCGACGGCCTGCACGCACAAGTGGAGCCCGGGGCCGCGCCGTTGGCGTCCGCCGCGCTCGCCGAGGGCTTCGCGGGCAGCCCGCTGGCCGCGACGAGCGATCCGGGCGGCTGGTGGCGGGCGTATCTGCGCCATGTCGTCCCGCCCGTGCTCGAGTTGTTCGCCCGGCACGGAGTCGTCCTGGAGGCGCACCTGCAGAACACCCTGGTCGCGGTCGACGCCCGGGGCCTGCCGGTACAGGCCCTGTTCCGGGACGCGGAGGGGGTCAAGCTCCTGCCGGACGTGGAGCGCGAAGCCGCCTGGCAGCGGCTGGTGTACTGCCTGGTGGTCAACCACCTGACCGAGGTGGCGGGGGCGCTCGCCGAGGCGCACCCGGACGCGGCCGCCGCGGTGTGGCCGGCGGTGCGCGAGGAGTTCCTGCGCTACGACGCCGAACGCGGCCTTCCCGAGATCGCGGAGCTGCTCGCGGCCCCCGCCCTCCCGGCCAAGACGAACCTGCTGCTGCGCTGGACCCGCGCCGACGGCGCGGACGCACGCTACATCCCGCTCCCGAACCCGCTGCGCGGCTAA
- a CDS encoding IucA/IucC family siderophore biosynthesis protein has translation MNLPASPAEEAVSAELAEVRPALGAAYGAALGGARAAVLTRLWRALAFEPLPWVERRERGPGGLALLLSGGRRLEGPLPDPYATDPYVAEVLLDGTPYRQAGRLVAALRVPHGDAFAAELDDSTASLALSRAGRPTAQDEAPQACWEWEQRVVDGHPYHPNCRSRPGFSVAEQLAYAPEHRPVVELGLVAVRAEECLVTGAWPAELRAGGRLLLPVHPWQAEHVLKQTGRGPGAVRPGFAAHPLMALRTLAPVAGGAHVKTALSTRLTSSVRDISEYSIETAAAVSAFAQALSERLDGRLHITRTLGAATAHSPDLAAVLREPPEVYADAAAGEWVAPVAALALSPFARSAAWRAEFARLALSVCLRVLDLGVALEAHGQNLLVVLSPAGDPLRLVYRDLADIRISPERLVRHGLPVPPLSGRLITDDVALLRRKLFGSLLTGTLGATTGSAAAFGEALAQAAGLPATADTEALLTAPLPTKALTLMRLSPGIPGDQWAELDNPLAGADGRGRAG, from the coding sequence ATGAACCTTCCCGCCTCCCCGGCCGAAGAGGCCGTCTCCGCCGAGCTGGCCGAGGTGCGCCCCGCGCTCGGTGCCGCCTACGGCGCCGCGCTCGGCGGCGCCCGGGCCGCCGTACTGACCCGGCTGTGGCGGGCGCTGGCCTTCGAACCGCTGCCGTGGGTGGAGCGCCGGGAGCGCGGGCCCGGCGGGCTGGCGCTCCTGCTGTCCGGGGGCAGACGGCTGGAGGGCCCGCTGCCGGACCCGTACGCGACCGACCCGTACGTTGCCGAGGTGCTGCTCGACGGCACCCCGTACCGGCAGGCCGGGCGGTTGGTGGCGGCGCTGCGGGTGCCGCACGGGGACGCCTTCGCCGCCGAGCTGGACGACAGCACGGCCTCGCTCGCGCTGTCCCGGGCCGGACGGCCGACGGCTCAGGACGAGGCCCCGCAGGCCTGCTGGGAGTGGGAGCAGCGGGTGGTCGACGGCCATCCGTACCACCCCAACTGCCGCTCCCGGCCCGGATTCTCGGTGGCCGAGCAGCTGGCGTACGCGCCGGAGCACCGGCCGGTGGTCGAGCTCGGGCTGGTGGCCGTACGGGCCGAGGAATGCCTGGTCACGGGCGCCTGGCCGGCCGAGCTGCGGGCAGGCGGCCGGCTCCTGCTGCCGGTGCACCCGTGGCAGGCGGAACACGTCCTGAAACAGACGGGCCGGGGGCCGGGGGCGGTGCGCCCCGGCTTCGCGGCACATCCGCTGATGGCCCTGCGCACCCTCGCCCCGGTGGCGGGCGGGGCCCACGTCAAGACGGCGCTGAGCACCCGGCTGACCTCCTCCGTACGGGACATCTCGGAGTACTCCATCGAGACGGCGGCCGCGGTGTCCGCGTTCGCGCAGGCGCTGTCCGAACGGCTCGACGGGCGGCTGCACATCACCCGGACCCTCGGCGCCGCGACCGCGCACAGCCCGGACCTGGCCGCGGTGCTCCGCGAGCCGCCCGAGGTGTACGCGGACGCTGCGGCGGGCGAGTGGGTCGCCCCGGTGGCGGCCCTGGCCCTGTCGCCGTTCGCGCGCTCGGCGGCCTGGCGGGCCGAGTTCGCCCGGCTCGCGCTCTCGGTGTGCCTGCGGGTGCTGGACCTCGGGGTGGCGCTGGAGGCACACGGCCAGAACCTCCTCGTGGTCCTGTCCCCGGCCGGGGACCCGCTGCGGCTGGTCTACCGCGATCTGGCCGACATCCGGATCAGCCCGGAGCGGCTCGTCCGGCACGGCCTGCCGGTGCCGCCGCTGTCGGGCCGGCTGATCACCGACGACGTGGCCCTGCTGCGGCGCAAACTGTTCGGTTCCCTGCTGACCGGGACGCTGGGGGCCACGACGGGCTCCGCGGCGGCCTTCGGCGAGGCGCTGGCCCAGGCCGCGGGCCTCCCGGCCACCGCCGACACCGAGGCCCTGCTGACCGCGCCGCTGCCGACCAAGGCCCTGACACTGATGCGGCTGAGCCCCGGAATCCCGGGCGACCAGTGGGCGGAGCTGGACAATCCGCTGGCCGGGGCCGACGGACGGGGGCGGGCGGGATAG
- a CDS encoding class I SAM-dependent DNA methyltransferase produces the protein MKETSDLNSVRASYDAVAVDYARLLGAELANKPLDRAMLAAFAECVRGDEGGAARAVADLGCGPGRVTAHLDGLGVRTFGVDLSPAMVAVARRTYPGLRFEVGSMAALDVADGVLGGVLAWYSTVHTPPGELLSLFAEFARVLAPGGHLLIAFKAGDERIRLEHAYGHPVDLDVYRTPPELIAGLLAGAGLEEVARLVRQPADDEKSPQGFLLARKHANLPEQHT, from the coding sequence ATGAAGGAGACCTCGGACCTGAACTCCGTACGAGCGTCCTACGACGCCGTCGCCGTCGACTATGCCCGGCTCCTCGGCGCGGAGCTGGCGAACAAGCCGCTGGACCGGGCCATGCTGGCCGCCTTCGCCGAGTGCGTGCGCGGCGACGAGGGCGGCGCGGCCCGGGCGGTCGCGGACCTGGGCTGCGGCCCGGGACGTGTGACGGCCCATCTGGACGGGCTCGGTGTACGGACGTTCGGCGTCGACCTGTCCCCGGCGATGGTGGCGGTGGCCCGGCGGACGTATCCGGGCCTGCGCTTCGAGGTGGGCTCGATGGCGGCGCTGGACGTCGCGGACGGGGTGCTCGGCGGGGTCCTGGCCTGGTACTCGACGGTGCACACCCCGCCGGGGGAACTTCTCTCGCTGTTCGCGGAGTTCGCCCGGGTGCTCGCGCCGGGCGGCCATCTGCTGATCGCGTTCAAGGCGGGCGACGAGCGGATCCGGCTGGAGCACGCGTACGGGCACCCCGTCGACCTGGACGTGTACCGGACCCCGCCGGAGCTGATCGCCGGCCTGCTCGCCGGGGCCGGCCTGGAGGAAGTGGCCCGCCTGGTCCGGCAGCCCGCGGACGACGAGAAATCCCCCCAGGGCTTCCTCCTGGCCCGCAAGCATGCCAACCTGCCCGAACAACACACCTAG
- a CDS encoding DinB family protein, whose product MTGTDPKDDLRVYLQDARDAMLWKLEGLSEYDVRRPMTPTGTNLLGLVKHVTSAEAVYFGEAFGRAFEAPGLWITGNAEPNSDLWARPDETREQIVGLYRRVWDHSDRTIDSLALDAVGRVPWGARSEVTLHRTLVHLIAETDRHAGHADIVRELVDGTVGLRIGSGSVAPGDAAYWQNHRARLERAAKEADRDA is encoded by the coding sequence ATGACTGGAACCGATCCCAAGGACGACCTCCGCGTATACCTGCAGGACGCCCGCGACGCCATGCTGTGGAAGCTCGAAGGGCTGTCGGAATACGACGTCCGGCGCCCCATGACCCCGACCGGCACCAATCTGCTGGGGCTGGTCAAGCACGTGACCAGCGCCGAGGCCGTGTACTTCGGCGAGGCCTTCGGGCGGGCGTTCGAGGCCCCGGGGCTCTGGATCACGGGCAACGCCGAGCCGAACTCCGACCTGTGGGCCAGGCCCGACGAGACGCGGGAGCAGATCGTCGGGCTGTACCGCCGGGTATGGGACCACTCGGACCGGACCATCGATTCGCTGGCCCTCGACGCGGTCGGCCGGGTGCCCTGGGGGGCGCGCAGCGAAGTGACGCTCCACCGGACGCTCGTCCACCTGATCGCCGAGACCGACCGGCACGCCGGCCACGCGGACATCGTCCGGGAACTCGTCGACGGAACCGTCGGGCTCCGCATCGGATCCGGCAGCGTGGCCCCCGGCGACGCTGCCTACTGGCAGAACCACAGGGCCCGGCTGGAACGCGCGGCGAAGGAAGCCGACCGGGACGCGTAG
- a CDS encoding FAD-binding oxidoreductase yields MSLPRRRLLGSAPAALLAAFAVTAAPARAPDWAALARGIDGRVVLPGDRDYPEARQLFQPRYDTVAPGAVAYPAHAADVAVCLDFARRSAVPVVPRGGGHSYAGWSTCAGGLVVDVGAMAGLVADGAEGVRIGAGARLGDVNRTLAAQRLGIPTGLCPTVGIAGLTLGGGLGLASRAYGTTSDALTGATVVTPDGVVREVDATRDPGLFWALRGGGGGNFGVVTEFRFRTHPATDCAYAELHWTEADSAAVLRAWQRWLAALPDPFWSQVEFLVEGTAAPAPAVRILCFDGRAELDRELTRLSDLVGRPLRDSWIVVRTYEETLRAMSGCEDRSSAQCHLPGTLPGRTPEGRIGRDSYGGRSDFWGGAGLPDAGVSAVLAAVRRYGQTVPAGGLGVVQFSGECGGAVNRPAATDTAFVHRDSTFLTQYLAYWPASATPAQVAGHQGWLDRLWQDLRPWASGRAYQNYIDPKLPAWREAYYGPNLARLEEVRRTYDPDRLFRFPQAL; encoded by the coding sequence ATGAGCCTCCCTCGCCGCCGGTTGCTGGGCAGCGCACCCGCAGCCCTGCTGGCCGCCTTCGCCGTCACGGCGGCGCCGGCCCGCGCACCCGACTGGGCGGCGCTCGCCCGCGGGATCGACGGGCGGGTGGTGCTGCCGGGCGACCGCGACTACCCCGAGGCCCGGCAGCTGTTCCAGCCCCGGTACGACACCGTCGCGCCGGGCGCGGTGGCCTATCCCGCGCACGCCGCCGACGTGGCCGTCTGTCTGGACTTCGCCCGGCGCTCCGCCGTCCCCGTGGTGCCGCGCGGCGGCGGCCACAGCTACGCCGGCTGGTCCACCTGCGCCGGCGGGCTCGTCGTCGACGTCGGCGCCATGGCCGGGCTCGTCGCCGACGGAGCGGAAGGCGTGCGGATCGGCGCCGGAGCCCGGCTCGGCGACGTCAACCGGACCCTCGCCGCGCAGCGCCTCGGCATCCCGACCGGGCTGTGCCCCACCGTCGGCATCGCGGGACTCACCCTGGGCGGCGGGCTGGGTCTGGCCTCCCGGGCGTACGGGACCACCTCCGACGCCCTCACCGGCGCCACCGTGGTCACCCCCGACGGGGTCGTGCGCGAGGTCGACGCCACCCGGGACCCGGGGCTGTTCTGGGCCCTGCGGGGCGGCGGGGGCGGCAACTTCGGCGTGGTCACCGAGTTCCGCTTCCGCACCCACCCGGCCACCGACTGCGCCTACGCCGAACTCCACTGGACCGAAGCCGATTCCGCCGCCGTCCTGCGCGCCTGGCAGCGCTGGCTGGCCGCCCTGCCCGACCCCTTCTGGAGCCAGGTCGAGTTCCTCGTCGAAGGGACTGCGGCCCCGGCCCCGGCCGTACGCATCCTGTGCTTCGACGGGCGCGCCGAGCTCGACCGGGAGCTGACCCGGCTCTCCGACCTGGTCGGCAGGCCGCTGCGGGACAGCTGGATCGTCGTACGGACCTACGAGGAGACGCTGCGGGCCATGTCGGGCTGCGAGGACCGGAGCTCCGCCCAGTGCCATCTGCCCGGCACCCTGCCCGGCCGGACCCCCGAGGGGCGGATCGGCCGGGACTCGTACGGCGGGCGCTCCGACTTCTGGGGCGGTGCCGGGCTGCCGGACGCGGGGGTCTCGGCGGTGCTGGCCGCCGTGCGGCGGTACGGGCAGACCGTGCCGGCCGGCGGGCTCGGGGTCGTGCAGTTCAGCGGCGAATGCGGCGGGGCGGTGAACCGGCCGGCGGCCACCGACACCGCGTTCGTGCACCGCGACAGCACCTTCCTCACCCAGTACCTCGCCTACTGGCCCGCGTCCGCGACGCCCGCGCAGGTGGCCGGGCACCAGGGCTGGCTCGACCGGCTGTGGCAGGACCTGCGCCCCTGGGCGAGCGGCCGCGCGTACCAGAACTACATCGATCCAAAACTGCCCGCCTGGCGCGAGGCCTACTACGGGCCGAACCTCGCCCGCCTCGAAGAGGTCCGGCGCACCTACGACCCGGACCGGCTGTTCCGCTTCCCACAGGCCCTCTAG
- a CDS encoding S1 family peptidase: MRRTLTVAAATAALLLPAGPLPVAEAGSALPPGKWSAREAENFWTADRMAAAAPMTPASAAPATDPGTGQDFDGIPVVGRMFVMKDGGAYFCTASVVASPGRNLVLSAAHCLLGTDARQVAFVPLYTADNPQPYGMFPVLRAADGKSKVWIDPRYKSLGADKGATLDVAFAQVGPDADGFPVEDVVGGNRLVTGAGYEHAKVSLIGYPASAARPRLCVNSTTKFTSKDAGIPGSFLRIDCTGYPGGTSGGPFLKNYDKVTETGDVVGVIGGWKTGGDTADTSYSSYFGPEIKNLYEQAVAGAKAA; this comes from the coding sequence ATGCGACGTACGTTGACCGTGGCGGCGGCGACGGCTGCCCTGCTGCTGCCCGCCGGGCCGCTGCCGGTGGCCGAGGCCGGGAGCGCCCTGCCGCCCGGAAAGTGGTCCGCCCGCGAGGCGGAGAACTTCTGGACGGCCGACCGGATGGCGGCTGCGGCCCCCATGACCCCCGCGTCGGCGGCTCCGGCCACGGACCCCGGCACCGGGCAGGACTTCGACGGGATCCCGGTCGTCGGCCGGATGTTCGTGATGAAGGACGGCGGCGCGTACTTCTGCACCGCGAGCGTGGTCGCCTCCCCCGGCCGCAACCTGGTGCTGAGCGCGGCCCACTGCCTGCTCGGCACCGACGCCCGCCAGGTGGCCTTCGTACCGCTGTACACGGCCGACAACCCGCAGCCGTACGGGATGTTCCCGGTGCTGCGGGCCGCGGACGGAAAGTCCAAGGTGTGGATCGACCCGCGCTACAAGAGCCTGGGCGCCGACAAGGGGGCCACGCTCGACGTGGCCTTCGCGCAGGTCGGGCCGGACGCCGACGGGTTCCCCGTCGAGGACGTGGTCGGCGGGAACCGCCTGGTCACGGGGGCCGGTTACGAGCACGCGAAGGTCTCGTTGATCGGATATCCGGCATCGGCCGCGCGCCCGCGGCTGTGCGTGAACAGTACGACCAAGTTCACCAGCAAGGATGCGGGCATCCCCGGATCGTTCCTGCGCATCGACTGCACCGGATACCCGGGCGGGACCAGCGGTGGCCCGTTCCTGAAGAACTACGACAAGGTGACCGAGACCGGGGACGTGGTCGGGGTCATCGGCGGCTGGAAGACGGGCGGGGACACCGCCGACACCTCGTACAGCTCCTACTTCGGCCCGGAGATCAAGAATTTGTACGAGCAGGCGGTTGCCGGGGCAAAGGCGGCGTGA
- a CDS encoding HXXEE domain-containing protein, producing the protein MSAPTRTAAAAAAAAAVTGLGLLAAWAVHDLEEVATMGRWSRTRVPVLRERHPRVPDRIWDRLGSTDGREFARAVGVMGLVVAAAAADGYRTGGRSAFYQTSLNAFGLHGLVHLAQAAATRGYTPGAATSPLVVVPFTLWARGRLRRAGVLRPARARDAVQGLALATAAAAGAQAVARRLG; encoded by the coding sequence ATGAGTGCACCGACGCGAACCGCCGCTGCCGCTGCCGCCGCCGCCGCCGTCACGGGCTTGGGGCTCCTGGCCGCCTGGGCCGTGCACGACCTGGAGGAGGTGGCGACGATGGGGCGTTGGTCCCGTACCCGGGTCCCCGTACTGCGTGAGCGCCATCCCCGGGTCCCCGACCGGATCTGGGACCGGCTGGGCAGCACGGACGGCCGGGAGTTCGCGCGCGCCGTCGGGGTCATGGGCCTCGTGGTGGCCGCGGCGGCCGCGGACGGGTACCGCACCGGTGGCCGGTCGGCCTTCTACCAGACGAGCCTGAACGCCTTCGGCCTGCACGGCCTCGTCCACCTCGCGCAGGCGGCCGCCACCCGCGGCTACACACCGGGCGCGGCCACCTCGCCGCTGGTGGTGGTCCCCTTCACCCTCTGGGCGCGGGGCCGGCTGCGGCGCGCCGGGGTGCTGCGGCCCGCGCGGGCGCGCGACGCGGTTCAGGGACTGGCGCTGGCCACGGCGGCCGCCGCGGGGGCGCAGGCCGTGGCCCGGCGGCTCGGGTGA
- a CDS encoding AEC family transporter yields the protein MGTAAALEKLVPVLLAFGGGVLLARRKIVPAEASKAFADYAFLFAVPCYLFGNIYASDLGALFNWRAIGAYAAAAALAVLAIAFVSGAHGVREPRDVALRVMAGVQVNTAYFAVPVFITLFGTAAPIFPVLLFQVCVLSLVVISIMELGRAGPASGGPGRRLLRAVGASLSTPLVLACNAGILLNLLSVHVPKVVLDGAAFVGDSASPIALFALGLHLGGLGLDIRGTGREELALIAFKCLGFPLLAWAVCGLLFGVRGEWLTYLVLIAAMPTPQNLFVFAQRYDVGVDLSASLVIKSSVVSLLLLPVWLQTVAS from the coding sequence ATGGGCACGGCAGCCGCACTCGAGAAGCTCGTGCCGGTACTGCTGGCCTTCGGAGGCGGCGTACTCCTCGCCCGCCGCAAGATCGTCCCGGCCGAGGCCTCCAAGGCCTTCGCCGACTACGCCTTCCTCTTCGCCGTCCCCTGCTACCTGTTCGGCAACATCTACGCCAGCGACCTCGGCGCCCTCTTCAACTGGCGGGCCATCGGCGCCTACGCCGCGGCAGCCGCCCTCGCGGTGCTCGCCATTGCCTTCGTCTCGGGTGCCCACGGCGTACGGGAGCCCCGCGACGTGGCGCTGCGCGTGATGGCCGGAGTCCAGGTGAACACGGCCTATTTCGCCGTCCCGGTGTTCATCACCCTCTTCGGGACCGCCGCGCCGATCTTCCCCGTCCTGCTGTTCCAGGTCTGCGTGCTGTCCCTCGTCGTCATCTCCATCATGGAGCTGGGCCGCGCCGGCCCGGCCTCGGGCGGTCCCGGACGGCGGCTCCTGCGGGCCGTCGGCGCCTCGCTCTCGACCCCGCTGGTGCTGGCCTGCAATGCCGGGATCCTGCTCAACCTGCTCTCGGTGCACGTCCCGAAGGTGGTCCTGGACGGGGCCGCCTTCGTCGGCGACAGCGCCTCGCCGATCGCCCTGTTCGCCCTCGGGCTCCACCTCGGCGGCCTGGGGCTGGACATCCGGGGCACCGGCCGCGAGGAGCTGGCCCTCATCGCCTTCAAGTGCCTCGGCTTCCCGCTGCTGGCCTGGGCGGTGTGCGGACTGCTGTTCGGCGTACGGGGGGAGTGGCTGACGTACCTCGTCCTGATCGCCGCGATGCCGACCCCGCAGAACCTGTTCGTCTTCGCCCAGCGCTACGACGTCGGCGTGGACCTCTCCGCCTCGCTGGTGATCAAGAGTTCGGTGGTCTCCCTGCTGCTCCTCCCCGTCTGGCTGCAGACCGTGGCCTCATGA